The Zeugodacus cucurbitae isolate PBARC_wt_2022May chromosome 4, idZeuCucr1.2, whole genome shotgun sequence genome includes the window tcgttcctggccactcccaagtgaatggcagtcagaaactttcctcagttacgtgaacttctacatatgactccatcctcccctATTGTAACAACATTTTTCCAATGCCTGGAAATGTTTGATCttgcaaattgcgagagtataaaaagttcggttacacctgaacttagcattttcttacttgttaatatacatatttatgtacatacatatgtacatatatgtaggtttgtcgatgtttataaaaaaatagcagATGGCAAAgttgagtaatttttttaaatcatattcaGGAAACTATTTGGCTACAATTTATTATACCGTTGGAATCGGATCTTTCTCGGTTTTTCTAATAGTGGGAATATTACTCCGTAGGGTTATAGGATTGATAGGTAGTGAAATTGCTGTGTGAACCttatgatattttaaaattcggaGGTTTTGAACATTCTACTTGACTAAGAATAAAAAGCTATCATGTATATATGCCAAGTCTACGTGGGAGggcattattattgttgcttgatatatttatagtatcATTTAAGCTTCAGACCCAACTCAATATCtcttttgctttaaaaatgaaacttttttttaatttttatttttttatattacaactacaacacataaaatacataaataacaccatcttaatttttttgtatactaaaaTTTTCTTTGCAGTTCTAGAATATGTTGGGCCTAGGTATCGGACATTCGTCGCCAACATGTCGATTGCATTATTCTTCACTGCAGCGGCTTGCATTTTACCTTGGATAGCGTATTTCATTGCAGACTGGAAGCTGTTTGCCATCGTTACATCTGCCCCGCTTATTTTGGTCGTACTGACACCTTTCGTAATACCAGAATCTGCAAGGTAAATTATACAAAGCGCAGAgtgcaattaatttgagttgaCATTCTAATATGCGATATTTCTTACAGATGGCTTGTATCACAGGGTAAAGTGGATAAGGCTGTATCTATACTGAAAAGACTTGAAAAAGTTAATGGCAAACACGTACCCGTGGAAACATATCAAACATTCAGCGCTAGTTGCTTGAAGTTAAAGcaagaagaaacaaaaaatagcaGTTATTCCATACTAGATCTATTTAAAACCCCGCGATTGCGTCGAACCACACTTCTACTTATTGTCATTTGGATGGCAATTTCATTGGTGTTCGATGGCCATGTGCGGAATGTAAGCTCTCtgggtgtaaatgtgtttttcaCCTTTACTGTGGCTTGCTTCACAGAGTTTCCAGCCGATACCATTCTAACAGTCATTTTGGACAGATGGGGACGCCGTTGGCTGGCATGTGGTTCTATGGTGGCTAGTGGTATTTTCAGTTTGTTCGCAACACTTGTACCGCCAGgcatttattttgcttcatTTGCCATTATGGGTCGCTTTTTTGTTAACATTTCATACAACATTGGCCTGCAATATGCAGCTGAGATCCTACCCACCGTTGTGCGAGCACAAGGAGTTGCCTTCATTCACATTATGGGTTATGTAGCTAGCATAATAGCCCCCTTTGTTGTGTACTTGGAGAAAGTTTCACCGGTTCTTCCACTGGTAATTCTGGGTGTTCTAGGTATCATCGGTGGCCTGCTGGCGTTACTGCTTCCTGAAACCCTTAACCATGATCTACCACAAACACTCACAGATGGTGAAGAGTTTGGGCGTGGTCAGAGTATTTGGGATTTTCCATGCTTGACAAAGAAAGTGGATGAACCTAGGAACTTGGAAGAACGACATCAAAATTTTGTGCGTTCAACGCAAACGGGTGCTTCTCTACGATCTTCAACTCGTGGAGAATTGCGATCGAGTATATTAAGGAGGTCCGTGAATTCCCGATACTCATCAAAGCTTTAAACGCgctattaattatttaagttaCAACAATTAGCAATAATTTATCATAAGTATCTTTGAAGCAATGCTTCCTAACTATTGAACAAGAAGTTAATTGAGTCCATAAACTTGTGATATTAgtaataatttatgcaaatgtatgtacatgcatgtatatatggaaGCTACTTTAATAAATTAGAAATCTTACCATTGGATTAAGGGTAtacaatattcaataaaatatttaagaaataactCAAATTTACATTTCATTCAAACATTCGAAAATGTTtggaatttgttatttttattaaactatgtatatctacttaaatatatgtacaaaaacattTATCGCCTTTTTCTGCCCACAGCTATTTTCTTACCAGGTGCTCGTTGGCCACGCCCACCTTTTGGCTTTCTGCCGCCCTTGCCGCCTTTGCCACCTTTTCCCTTCTTCCCCTTCTTACCTTTCTCAATAGGGTTGGACTCTCTCCTGCAAcacaatttaaaaatcaaatttacataaaacaaaTATGTTGTACTTAAATATATCCCACTTACTGAATCCTATCATCGTTCTTTTGAATGGAAATCGCTTTCTCAATATCATATTTTGGTTTCTTGTTTAACACGCTCTTTATTAAATCAAGATTAACCTCCTTCTCGGGTTGTGCGCTGATATGTGAAGCTTTGCGCTTCGCGCCTGGTATCAGTTCCTTTACACCAATACCACGAGCCTGCTTTTCCTTAGGTAATTTATCTTGGAATTTTCCCACAGATGCCGTAGAGGATTTAGCAACAGTAACTGCCGTGAGCAACTGTCCAGAGGAAGCAACTTCTGGGCCAAAGTATCCACCTCGTGGAACTTCCACTTTTTTCGCGCGGACAATATTTTTCATGCGCTGTATTTCATTCTTTGCAACCTTCTCATTGCGCAAATCAATTTTCTTCTGAAACATATCTTCATTTGGATCAACATTTTTTGGTACTTCCAACACccattctttttctttttcagcATCCGCTCGTTTGAAACCATAAGTGGGTACCCATTtctatataacataaataagaaatatattacaaatCAATAACATGtaagaaaactttaaataatggGACTTACATCGAGTACGTTGTCGTAAACTTTCTTAtccttctttttcttcttaatgCCTTTTTCTTTGGCGAATTTCTCCCATTTAGTAAGAGGCTTTGGACCAGGCACTTTACGTAGTCGAGGCAAAACAGTAGTAGCTTCCGGTAACTTCGCCACAATACATTCGTCAACGCGCTCTGTCGGTAGCTCCCAAATCGAATTAATCAGCAACTGAGTATTATCACGAGTGAGCTCAAGCAAATATTGCTCCCTATTATTTCTGCAATACTTTATATATAGAAAGTACTTTATTATTCGTAATAATTTCCATACCTAAGTTGACTGTCTTCCAAGTCGTTTGGATCAGTACACAGTAAAGATCCGACATCTAAGCGAACTTCCAAATGTTTATCTACATTGATTGGTTTGTATTTTTCTAAAGCACGTTGTTGCTTTTCCAAAACTTCTTTTACAATatccatttataaaatatttagaatatcatttatataaaaCCAAACTAATTTACAATTTGCAGTCACAAATCGTTTTCattcactttaaaaaaaatcaaataatgatTGCACGTGTATAACCACGGTTGCATTTCACGTATAAACAACAATTAGTGTTGGAAAGCGCTAAAAAGATATATGCTTAATAAAATTCCCTCGAAGTTGCAAATCGTAACGCACATTCAATTAGTTTTTTGACGCAGTTAAcaactgtttttatttaatcCTGATGACGGTCACGATATTTGCCGTGTCATATATTTATGGACATGATGATCAAAAAATTGTCAAGGgctaaataatttcacaaatatatGACGAGTGCAAACGCCATAACAAATGTCAAGGAGAATGTCATTGTCAAAAACACCTGATTAATGCAgaggtacaaaaaaaaaagttattccgATACTAAGTGCAAAACGATGGTCTACAATTAGATACTTTACTCATTAAATGGAATTAGATCACATATCAATTATCATGTAAACAAATAGTTCTCGTGCTCAAGTCCAAACAGTATTATACACTTTTAGTATTATGAATAAAGCCGATAAGGAGAGAATGTTGGCTTGCGGTTCTCGGGCGAATCTGTCTCAGATGCAGGgatttcatttttacaaacgcGAATTGTGTCTATATTTTGGTGTATACTTTGCCTACCTCATATATGGATTATGGATTTTGTGGGATTTGCGCGAAGTTTTGCAGCAACGTTCAGGATATACACGCGACCCCTTCAATTATGAGTTGGACATCTTCAATAGTTATATCACTTCAAATTGGTATTGGTACTTCCTACATGCCATAATTGCAACATTTTCAAGAGCTTTTTTCAAGTTGGATTATATAGGATGTGCCTACGCATGTGTATCAGTACCTTCATTGTTATACATTCTTCCGCTGAAAATGAACATGTTTCTTGGCTTAAtgctgttaattttttatttagtgtCATATATCGGCAACAGAAAATTAATATGGTTCGCAACAGGCTTGTGGGTAGCAGTACTCAATATTTTAGCATTAAATATTGGCAACTTTTCAGACGAACaagacattttttatatatttagtgtGATACTATTTTGGTCATTGTTGCGTTGTTGTAGTTTTGCTCATTTTTGGTccgatttaaatttgaaaaggaaAGATCTTTTAGAAATGTATAATGTTACCCACTTTTTAGGATATACATTATATTTTCCCACTCTTGTTAATGGTCCATTTGTAGATTATAAACGATATATTGTTATATTAAGAG containing:
- the LOC105211533 gene encoding ribosome biogenesis regulatory protein homolog, whose translation is MDIVKEVLEKQQRALEKYKPINVDKHLEVRLDVGSLLCTDPNDLEDSQLRNNREQYLLELTRDNTQLLINSIWELPTERVDECIVAKLPEATTVLPRLRKVPGPKPLTKWEKFAKEKGIKKKKKDKKVYDNVLDKWVPTYGFKRADAEKEKEWVLEVPKNVDPNEDMFQKKIDLRNEKVAKNEIQRMKNIVRAKKVEVPRGGYFGPEVASSGQLLTAVTVAKSSTASVGKFQDKLPKEKQARGIGVKELIPGAKRKASHISAQPEKEVNLDLIKSVLNKKPKYDIEKAISIQKNDDRIQRESNPIEKGKKGKKGKGGKGGKGGRKPKGGRGQRAPGKKIAVGRKRR
- the LOC105211532 gene encoding carcinine transporter, with product MKVKMPQDTMSERQNQATSDITDKYGLSIKPAATFTNVAFTNDEHGAETIFRRKSGNANGLQLAESGNAKEATAAALPPMDFDDILPLIGEFGKYQKILFLLMIPFATFVAFVYFSQIFMTLVPEQHWCHVPELEELTVEERLALSIPRMRGIREYDNCKMYDVNYTEVLAKGMRKADPSWPVLACRQGWSYNFTDYPYPTVATEQDWVCDHDALPTYAQSIFFLGAIVGGLLFGWIADKFGRIPALVGCNLIGFAAGVGTSFTRNFWQFALMRFFVGFAFDNCFTMMYILVLEYVGPRYRTFVANMSIALFFTAAACILPWIAYFIADWKLFAIVTSAPLILVVLTPFVIPESARWLVSQGKVDKAVSILKRLEKVNGKHVPVETYQTFSASCLKLKQEETKNSSYSILDLFKTPRLRRTTLLLIVIWMAISLVFDGHVRNVSSLGVNVFFTFTVACFTEFPADTILTVILDRWGRRWLACGSMVASGIFSLFATLVPPGIYFASFAIMGRFFVNISYNIGLQYAAEILPTVVRAQGVAFIHIMGYVASIIAPFVVYLEKVSPVLPLVILGVLGIIGGLLALLLPETLNHDLPQTLTDGEEFGRGQSIWDFPCLTKKVDEPRNLEERHQNFVRSTQTGASLRSSTRGELRSSILRRSVNSRYSSKL